The Euwallacea fornicatus isolate EFF26 chromosome 5, ASM4011564v1, whole genome shotgun sequence genome includes the window ATTTGTGTAATGAGAGGTCAAAAAAGAAGATTAACAGAATcataattatgtttatttaggTCAGATTTTCGagtaaatttacttttaaataaataagaatgaattaattacaattatcGTCGTATTATCAATATAATGGACGTGGCAACATTGATTTTGCATATgggtattttttaaaccatATAAATATGAGCACACTAAAACGTCGCAGACTATAACGCTGGTGCTATCATCAGAGCTAGATTTACAGTgtgagatttcgaaaaatgaatttctttgCCATATTTGCTTTTATCTTTGCTTTATTTGGTAAGTATGTTGTGGCTGCGAATTTTACGTGTTCGCTAAAGTCCATTAATTAAGCtccatttttttgttactaAACTGTTTATTAAGCAATCCCTATACAAGGATATTTTCATGTTGTGTTTTTAATGATAAGAACATAGAGATATTGGGTTATTTTTTAGCCGTTGCCATGGCGTACCCTCAAAAGGCCACCGCTGTGGGAGCTGAAAAGTGCACCTGGGGACCTTCTTATTGGTGCCAGAACAGGGAAATTGCGGAAAAATGTAGTGTGAGTATGCGAAGGAGTTTAAGTTGTTTTCTTAGCACtatagtaataatttttaggCCATTCAGCACTGCGAAACCAAAGTTTGGAACAAACAGTAATTTGCATACAAACAAAGGTGATatgaaaaaggaaatattgtAACTTTGTATTGCCTAATACTAtatcttgaaatttaataaaacaatttttattacgttgctgtttattgtaaaaaaattctcaagttTAAATTTCGCGGTAAATTTTGCTATAATGAATTGTTTCTAGTAGCTTTGAATAGATAATGTCCTGCTTCGTAATGAGTCGCAATATAATATAAAGTGACATGTATTGATAACCAGTAAATCCTAAGGTACCAACGTCTGTAACAACAGTATGACTAGAATAATCTAAAACACCTtgcatatttcttttttaatttaaagagtAATAGTTGACGACTTTTTTTGTTCGAATAAATGCTAAATTCAGGTTCAACTTTAAAGAATAATTCGCAATGTAACTctgatttataaatttaaaattattacacctaaaatgtaaatataatataaatggCCAAACATGATCTATCTCCGACGTTTCCATGTCGTTGGCTTACATCATGGCTATGTGTCATtgtcaattttgataaatattgacattaacaacaaattgcaaataaaaattgggggttgattatattttttaatgtgcattcttttacatattttcttgtaacttttcacaaaaacgatattttaattgtaaattaacTTGATAAAATAATCGATAATGAGTAGTAAACTGTGTGCACATCTGAAGAATTGTTCATAAGGCAGTAAATCCCCTACAGGTTGCAACCCTTGAGGAGCTCTGCTTCTACCAGTTTTTCTTAAGCATATTATGTAATAATGTACAAAGAATCCTTTGGTTTAAAGAGATTCTAACCAGTTTATACCAAAATACTCCTTTCCAAagcttaaaaaatacttttaaaatatttcaattttatttctattacaCTCTTCATCACTTAGGAACAATATGATTTAAGTAATAATAAGATTCTTCAATGCATTTTGATCCTGCCGTTCGTCCATATCCGTTTTGTGGTGCCCTTTCAGCATCAACTGGATTTCTTCCAAGGTTTTGCCCTTAGTTTCAGGCACTAACCAATAAATGAGGCCTACCGCCACAAAACTAGATATACTGAATACATAGAAAGGTACATGGATTCCATAATTGTCCACTAAAGTGGTGTAAATACTGATAGAAGCAATGGCTGGAAAGACATAGAAAAGATCGGCAATGGTCATGCCTAATGCCTTGACTTTAGCAGAGAAAATTTCAGCTGTGACCACTATAGGGACGATGCCCAAGCCAAGTTTAAAAGTTGCTGCATAAGACATAACACAGACTATTGGGATCCAGCTAATTGACTTAACATCATAgcctgaaaatttaaattgaaaataaatagtcATTATAGTTAATGCAATTCCTGTTAAAAGCCCTGAAGTGATAAGAAGAGATTTGCGTCCGAATTTGTCCATGAAAACTGAAGCTATGGTGGCTGATAAGAGCATTATGACTGAGAATAGGATCCCAGCCATTGATGAGCTCATAAAGGCTGAATCGGCGGTTTTAAGGATCAAATGTAGGTTCATCAAAATAACACTAATGCCCACACAGTGCTCTGAAGTGTTCAACAAAAACATAACTAGGAGAGCATAACGGTTGCTTCGGATGAGGATCATGTCCTGTAGCCTTCCTTTCTCACTTTTTTGCCTCTCAATGGCCAATTTAATCTCATCAATTTCTTTGTCTATGTTGGACTTTTTGGAGCGCAGCCTGGTCAAAGATTTGGTAGCCTCATTGAACTTGTTGGTGTATATGTAGAAATAGGGGGATTCTGGCATGAATGGGAAGAATACTACctggaatttaaattaatttattatagagATTTTAAATGGATTAAAAATACCTCAGTGGTAGTGAGAATAATCCCTATTGTAGGTACTACATAGAAGGGAAGTAGTGAACCTGCAGAGTAGACAATGACAAAGCCTAGAAGTTGCATGGTGTAGATGGAGGCAGACAGGGAGCCTCTGATTCGTGGTTCGGCGATCTCAGCAATGTACATAGGGGCCCCAATGAACACCATGTTTCCAGCAACTCCAGCCATGAAACGAGCCACATAAATAACATAGAGATTGTAGGTGCAAAGGATCATGATCCAGCCAATGCACCCCATGAGGGAGGAAATGATCATGGAAGATTTTCTCCCATATCGATTCACTGCTAAGATGGAGGTGGGTAGGCCTGCGGCTGCTCCATACAAATATAGGGTTTCAAGAAGCTCTGCTTGTTGGTGTGATATGAGGATGTGAGTGGAGTTCCCTGTGAAATAGGGCACCATTGGGGAAGTCCAACCGTAAGACATACCATTGGACGTGGCCATGAGAGTACCTTGAATAAGTGATTAACAAGAGCACGTGCTGAGAATTAGCGAAGACAATTCTTTTCAATTAATGGTAATTAATCGCTTGACGCGCAATTATTTGGTTTAATAAATCTTACCGACCGCCGTGGCGACCACCTGCAGCCAAGCTTCGCTCAAAATGCTCATGTTTGCCTCTGACCGCTTCAACTGCAATTGACGAATAAATCGTACTAGATCATCCAACGGCCTTCTTTCGTCAATTGACCGttaataaaatagtttttttgtttcaatgatTTTCCGCTAATCAGAGCTCattgtatgaaaaattattggtGAATTCGCAATATAGCATTGGCGCTATTGATGGCCGGTAAGGAAGTTTAGACGGAAATAGCTGACCTTTgggtttttgttatttgtagTATAAATTTTTGCGAATTGTAGTATGATATAATAGATTGTAGTTAAAAAGCGACGATTTTGCGATATTTGAACAGGTGATAAATATAAACGTTTCAATAGAACTTGATCAGAGAAGATTTTagtcctttaaaatgtggGAAGTACTCTTGGTGTGGACGGTTCCTGGACAAAAAATATCACTGTGAAACGCATGCAAAGATAGATATATGATCCGAGTAACTCGGAGAAGTAAAACGATTAAATGATTCGGCCAATGATCGTTGAATcgataaatgggaaaaaaattgagcggtccgccaatttattttaagtatttgGGATTTCACagaaagtttaaaattgattagaactttcaaaatatcgatatgaaatctttttttaacacgaaaacagcattttcgttttttttcgcCACTTTGGTAGtgcatttactttaaaaatctttaagttGCATAATATTTGAAGGAAAGTGTTACATTTAGTGATTTTAACACTACTGCTTTCTCATAGTCCAATTTGCGGTGTTGTCACTATTCCAATGCCTGTTTTTACTATATCAATGCTATACTTAATGTCACTTTTAGGATGCCAATTTCATGCACGACGTCGAATGCGCTAGGCCGCGTCATCAAAAAATCCAGACACAAAAAACACTTCACAAAGGGAAACGTTTTAAGTTTTAGTGGAAACTAGAAATATCTCGTGGCAGTTTGCGGTTGAAATTCGTGGGAAAAGTCGCAGTAAAATCATGGAGCTCATCAGCGAACTGGTGCAGGCTCCGTTTTTGACGGTGGTGCCAGTGGGAGTTGTGATTGTACTGATTGTGGGGCTGTTTACATACGCCATACGTCCAGCTCAGCAGCCTAGATTCAAGCTGGGTAATCTGGATGACCGAAAATCAGGAGCGAAAAAGAAGAAGCTCAAAGAAAAGGTGGGATTTCAGAGGTTCCTTTTAAGTATTGCCataatttcttgatttttggTGAGGGATATGAAATGAAGGCACTCAAAATGTCAACCATATGTTTGAAGGAAATGCTTGTCCTAGaatttgttgttttgtgtAGAAACCAGCCTTAAATGGACACGTCTCTACTGGGTTGCCAAAGGCAGAAAAATCACCCACAAAGGAAGCAAAAAAGTCTCCAGAGCCAGGGAAGAAAGACAAGAAAGTTGAACCTCTTGTCAAAGATGTTAAGAAGACTGATGCTTCCAAAAAAGTAGTGGAAGCTACTGATAAGAAGAAATCCAATAAGAAGGTACATTATCTCTcaatgttattaataattgtagACATTTTCATATATGTTTAGACTTCAGTTGAGAAACCTGCAGACTTTGATGATGGCAATTGGGAGACTGTCCCTTCAAAAGCTGACAAAAAGAAGAAGGTAGAAGGGGCCTCTATCAAAAAAGAGAAGAAGGCTAAAATACCACTTGAGGTACCATTATCCAATGAGAAAGTAGAGGAGAAGCCAACGGTAGTAGAAGAGGTATGACTTAATGTTTAGAAGTTTATAAGTATTTTAATTTCCCGTGTACAAGGTGGCTGAAGAACCTGCAGTAGAGAAAGTGGCAACTGTTGCAGAGCCAATCCCAGTAGTTGAAGAAAAGAAGGAGAAACCTAAGAAGACAAAGTCAGCAAAGATGCTAAAGTCTGAACCTGTAGCAGAGCCTCCTCAGAAACAGGTGGAGGGAGCCAATCCTCCTCCCAATGTAGTTGCTGAACCGCTAAAGAGTGAGCCAGCCCCACCTATTGGGGCTATTTTCGATGAGTTAGGTGGTaagtattcatttttttctacttacatttttttttttacttattactTGTTTTTCATTTGCAGACACTTGGACTGAGGCAAAGCCTATGAAGAAGAGCAAGAAGAAAGCGCGCAGGGACTAATCAAAAAATTTAGCTAATTCTAGGACTGAGCCCGGAGGGGCCTTGCGCCTAATGTGATTGTAAATTGGACCTCAGTGTGGCTCGGTGT containing:
- the LOC136339464 gene encoding facilitated trehalose transporter Tret1-like translates to MSILSEAWLQVVATAVGTLMATSNGMSYGWTSPMVPYFTGNSTHILISHQQAELLETLYLYGAAAGLPTSILAVNRYGRKSSMIISSLMGCIGWIMILCTYNLYVIYVARFMAGVAGNMVFIGAPMYIAEIAEPRIRGSLSASIYTMQLLGFVIVYSAGSLLPFYVVPTIGIILTTTEVVFFPFMPESPYFYIYTNKFNEATKSLTRLRSKKSNIDKEIDEIKLAIERQKSEKGRLQDMILIRSNRYALLVMFLLNTSEHCVGISVILMNLHLILKTADSAFMSSSMAGILFSVIMLLSATIASVFMDKFGRKSLLITSGLLTGIALTIMTIYFQFKFSGYDVKSISWIPIVCVMSYAATFKLGLGIVPIVVTAEIFSAKVKALGMTIADLFYVFPAIASISIYTTLVDNYGIHVPFYVFSISSFVAVGLIYWLVPETKGKTLEEIQLMLKGHHKTDMDERQDQNALKNLIIT
- the LOC136339473 gene encoding uncharacterized protein, with amino-acid sequence MELISELVQAPFLTVVPVGVVIVLIVGLFTYAIRPAQQPRFKLGNLDDRKSGAKKKKLKEKKPALNGHVSTGLPKAEKSPTKEAKKSPEPGKKDKKVEPLVKDVKKTDASKKVVEATDKKKSNKKTSVEKPADFDDGNWETVPSKADKKKKVEGASIKKEKKAKIPLEVPLSNEKVEEKPTVVEEVAEEPAVEKVATVAEPIPVVEEKKEKPKKTKSAKMLKSEPVAEPPQKQVEGANPPPNVVAEPLKSEPAPPIGAIFDELGDTWTEAKPMKKSKKKARRD